One part of the Thermoanaerobacterium sp. CMT5567-10 genome encodes these proteins:
- a CDS encoding helix-turn-helix domain-containing protein — MDNYYTPQQVAEKLQINIRTVYKWIREGKLKAIKVGDLWRISETELKRFVENKS; from the coding sequence ATGGATAATTACTATACACCGCAGCAAGTTGCGGAGAAATTGCAGATAAATATAAGGACTGTTTATAAGTGGATACGTGAAGGAAAATTAAAAGCTATCAAAGTAGGCGATTTATGGCGGATATCTGAAACAGAATTAAAAAGATTTGTTGAAAATAAAAGCTAA
- a CDS encoding adenylosuccinate synthase has protein sequence MSTLVIVGSQWGDEGKGKITDYLAEKADVVVRYQGGNNAGHTVEKDGIQYKLHLIPSGILYPDKICIIGNGVVLDPASLIEEINTLKSQGVSVENLKISDRAHIVLPYHVRLDELEELSKGENDIGTTKRGIGPCYMDKSERIGIRACDLVDEEVFREKLMINVKKKNEIFTKIYGLPEMSFEEIYEEYLEYAKILKPYIVDTTSLLYDLIKEEKKVLFEGAQGTLLDIDLGTYPYVTASHPISGGVTVGAGIGPTMINDVVGVVKAYTTRVGKGPFPTELFNEEGDFLREKGHEYGTTTGRPRRCGWLDIVIVNYAVRVSGIRTFALTKLDTLTGLKKIKICTGYRYNGKIINNFPASLKDLAMCEPVYEELDGWTEDITNVKKFEDLPQNAKKYVERIEELTGINASIISVGPGREKTIIREELMK, from the coding sequence ATGTCAACACTTGTCATAGTAGGCTCACAATGGGGCGATGAAGGAAAGGGAAAGATAACTGATTATCTTGCTGAAAAGGCCGATGTTGTCGTAAGATATCAAGGTGGTAACAATGCGGGACATACCGTTGAGAAAGATGGTATTCAATATAAATTGCATTTAATACCATCTGGGATTTTATATCCTGATAAAATCTGCATAATTGGAAATGGCGTTGTACTAGATCCTGCTTCACTGATTGAGGAGATAAATACATTGAAAAGCCAGGGGGTTAGCGTAGAAAATTTAAAAATAAGCGATAGGGCACATATAGTTCTTCCATATCATGTTAGACTTGATGAATTGGAAGAGTTGTCTAAAGGCGAGAACGATATAGGCACAACAAAGAGAGGCATTGGACCATGCTATATGGATAAATCAGAAAGGATTGGAATAAGGGCTTGCGACCTTGTAGATGAAGAAGTATTTAGGGAAAAACTGATGATAAATGTCAAAAAGAAGAATGAGATATTCACAAAGATATACGGCTTGCCTGAAATGAGCTTTGAAGAGATATATGAAGAATATCTTGAATACGCCAAAATACTTAAACCATACATCGTAGACACTACTTCATTATTGTATGATTTAATAAAAGAAGAGAAGAAGGTATTATTTGAAGGCGCACAGGGAACTCTACTTGATATCGATTTAGGGACTTATCCTTATGTTACAGCATCACATCCAATATCAGGTGGTGTAACTGTGGGTGCGGGTATAGGCCCTACAATGATTAATGATGTGGTAGGAGTTGTTAAAGCGTATACGACAAGAGTCGGAAAGGGGCCATTTCCCACAGAGCTCTTTAATGAAGAAGGAGATTTTTTAAGGGAGAAAGGACATGAGTACGGCACAACGACAGGAAGGCCCAGAAGATGTGGTTGGCTTGACATTGTCATAGTCAATTACGCTGTAAGAGTATCCGGCATAAGAACATTTGCACTGACTAAACTTGATACACTGACAGGACTTAAAAAGATTAAAATATGTACAGGATATAGATATAATGGGAAAATAATAAATAATTTTCCGGCTAGTTTAAAAGACCTTGCTATGTGTGAGCCTGTCTATGAGGAATTAGATGGATGGACCGAAGACATAACTAATGTTAAAAAATTTGAAGATTTGCCTCAAAACGCCAAGAAATATGTAGAAAGAATAGAAGAACTGACAGGAATAAATGCTTCAATAATATCTGTAGGTCCAGGAAGAGAAAAGACAATAATCAGAGAGGAACTGATGAAATAG
- the xerC gene encoding tyrosine recombinase XerC, which yields MRQRGSIREMGEGRFRIAIYLGVDANGKRKYYYETIHCSNKKEAQKYLTQKLNEIDNGTFIKPANMTLREYLDEWEENTLKSRVRPKTYKSYKQLIELYIKPHLGNFKIKDINPLLIKNMYAAMITKGLSPRTVRYTHTVLKNALNQAIKWQIIKTNPCDNVDLPKQARKEMKVLTPEQAKKFLEACAYNRFGVLFELLLTSGMRPEEALGLKWEDVDFKNNRIHIKRVLTRTKEGWNLEEPKTSKSRRTIPLPKEVMKSLKEHKRNQAEEKLRAKETLNYDKDKEKFKVEELKEKLHDTQIYVDYGFVFAAQNGSPLEERNVSRYFKDLLKKENLPDIRLYDLRHTCATLLLAAGENPKVVSERLGHASITLTLDTYSHVLPDMQKQATDKLEEMLF from the coding sequence ATGAGGCAGCGTGGAAGTATTAGAGAAATGGGCGAAGGAAGGTTTCGCATAGCAATATATTTAGGTGTTGATGCTAATGGAAAACGCAAATATTATTATGAAACAATACATTGCAGCAACAAGAAAGAGGCGCAAAAATATTTGACACAAAAATTGAACGAAATTGACAATGGTACTTTCATCAAACCTGCAAATATGACATTAAGAGAATACCTTGACGAATGGGAAGAAAACACTTTAAAATCACGTGTAAGACCCAAAACATACAAAAGCTATAAACAACTTATAGAACTCTATATTAAACCTCATTTAGGAAATTTTAAAATTAAAGATATAAACCCTTTACTAATAAAAAATATGTACGCAGCTATGATAACCAAAGGTCTTTCGCCAAGAACTGTCAGATATACACATACAGTTTTAAAAAATGCATTAAATCAGGCCATTAAATGGCAGATAATAAAAACTAATCCTTGTGACAATGTTGATCTACCAAAACAAGCACGGAAAGAAATGAAAGTATTAACACCAGAGCAAGCCAAAAAGTTTTTAGAAGCTTGTGCTTATAATAGATTTGGTGTATTGTTTGAACTACTTTTAACATCAGGAATGAGACCAGAAGAAGCACTTGGCCTTAAATGGGAAGATGTAGATTTCAAAAATAATCGTATCCACATCAAAAGAGTCTTAACAAGGACAAAAGAAGGATGGAATCTTGAAGAACCAAAAACATCAAAAAGTAGAAGAACCATACCTCTCCCAAAAGAAGTAATGAAAAGCCTCAAAGAACATAAGAGAAATCAGGCTGAAGAAAAACTCAGAGCAAAAGAAACTTTAAATTATGATAAAGACAAGGAAAAATTTAAAGTAGAAGAATTGAAAGAAAAATTACATGATACACAAATATATGTAGATTATGGATTTGTATTTGCCGCGCAAAACGGTAGTCCACTAGAAGAAAGAAATGTATCACGATATTTTAAAGATCTTCTCAAAAAAGAAAATTTGCCTGATATAAGATTATATGACTTAAGGCATACATGTGCTACCCTATTATTAGCAGCAGGTGAAAATCCAAAAGTAGTTAGTGAAAGATTAGGTCATGCTAGTATTACACTAACACTTGATACCTATTCTCATGTACTACCAGACATGCAGAAACAGGCAACAGATAAACTTGAAGAAATGTTATTTTAA